In the Terriglobales bacterium genome, TCCGGTCGATAGTCGACTATCGAGCGATTGTGAGAAAAATGACCTTGAATGGGTCCCTCGGATGCGGGTCCGCTGGCATGAGCCATAGCGGTCTTCGCGTATGCAGATGCAATCCCGAAGTGACACTTCGAGCATAGTGCATCTTGGTTCGCATAGTCCGAAGACAGCGACCGAGTAGCGGCCGCGCGCGCATGAGGAGAGGCTGAAGCGAGGCCAACCCAGATCAGCAAGACAAGGCCGAGCCTGGCTGCAAATCGACGGCGTGAGATGTTTGCCGAACAATACAACCGGCAACATCCTACAAACAAAAACCGGAGAGCAATGCCGCTCTCCGGTTAAGAAGTATTAAGAAACGTCGCTTAGAACTGGAGTCTCAAACCCAACTGAATGTTGCGCATTTGGGCAATATTACCGGCGAGACCGGTAATCGTGCCTGAGCCAGCGCAATCAATACAAGAGTTAGGATTCCCCAGTTGCGGATGGTTGAACAGGTTGAAGATCTCGGCGCGGAACTGTGCGTTGGCTCGTTCCGTAATGTTAAAGTTCTTGGCGATTGAGAAATCAACGTTCGCATACCGCGGTCCGTAGAGAGAGTTCCGGCTACCAAACGTATCCTGGGCAGGACGCGTGAATCCACCGCCAGACGCCCCATTTGTAGTGAACGCTGCCACTGGAGTGAAGAATTGTCTGAAGGGGGCTCCAGTCGCGGGAGTTCGCAATCCGGTGACGTTGGTGCTCACGCTTCCGGTCTTTGCTGCCCAGCACGGACCAGCATCGATATCGGAACCGCACTCGTTGTAACTCACGCTGAATGGCAGGCCGCTGCTCCAGGTCAGATTTCCACTCGCCTGAAGACCGCCAATCACATAATCAGCCCACTTTGGGATGTTGGACGCATATGCCTTGCCGTGTCCAAACGGTAGGTCATACACACTGGACAAAACAAACACGTGCTTGCGGTTGAAGTCGACCAACCCGTGATGCGGCTGGATGGCGAAGTAGTCCTGATCGAAATTCAGAGCCTTCGCCCAGGTGTAATGCGCCAGCATCTGCAAGCCATTCGTAAAGCGCTTCTCGATTTTCGTCTGCAGAGCGTTGTAATTACTGCTGGCAGCATTGGCAAAATAGGTGATGTCCTGCGTCCAACCGAAGGGCGCAAAGAAAGCCCTGCGATTGTTCTTGGCCACGTTGCAGTTCGTCGTTGCTGCGCCTACGCAATTCGCAAGCTGTGGGTGGAAGCCGATAACGTTAGGCTCATTTGGATTGATGTCCGGATTGTTGCCCGCGAACACGTGGGTTCCCTTGTTACCGACATAGCCGATCTCTGCGCTCACCGAATTAGAAAGTTGGCGCTGAATCGTCAGGTTGTAGGCATCAAGCGTGGGAATGCGGACACGGAAAGGGCGAGCACGACCGTTGATCCCGTCTGGCAAACGGAGCAAGCCGTTCGTCGGAACAACGATCGGAGTGGGCGCAGGCGGGCCCTGAGCCAGCGTGAACACGCCTGTGGTGGAGCTTGGAGCATTGAGTTGTTGACTCGCCAGCACTGGCAAGTTTTGGGTAACCGTGTGGCCGAAGATTGAGCCGAACACTCCAATGTCGAAGCTACGGCCGTAACCCATGCGTACGACCGTCTTGTCGTCGAATTGGTACGCTAGTCCCAAACGGGGAGCAAGATTCTTGAAGCTATTCTCAACACCCATATTGAGATCTACGCCACCGATGCCGGCAACATGGACGTTGCCGTCACTCAAATTCAGCAAGCCTCCGTTACCTTTGTCATTGACAGTTTCTGGAAAATAAATCTCCCATCGCAACCCGTAATTCAGCGTCAGCTTGGGACTAATTCGCCAGGTATCCTGCCCGTAAAAGAACCACCGCTTCTGGCGCTCGGCAGCGCTTGTCGTGCTACTTACATAGCGCGCAATGCTTGTCGTCTCGCCCAGCAACATCGTCGCAAGTGCTGATCCGCCGGGCTGAGCAGTGTTAGCCGGATTGGACGTGAAGCCCTTGTCGAAGGAAAGCTCGCCCGTCCGATGACGATCGCTCGGCACGCGCAAATTTAGCGCATATCGAATGTCGCCACCGAACTTGAAGGAATGGAGGCCGAAGGTTTTTGTCCAGTTGTTTACAAACTGAATCTGGTTCTCACTTTCAAGCAAGGGGCAATTGCAGCGGCCAACATCGAGACCTTCGCCGAACTCGCTGATGCCCGCAGCCTTCTGAATGTCGCTCGCGCCATTGCCGGCAAAGCTAAGCTGAGAGAATCCTTGAGTGAAGGTATCTCCAAGGTTGATGCCCGGGACACCCGCATCCTTCATCGGAGTGAGGGAGGCATCATTCGGACTTACATTCACGTGGTATCGGAAATAAGCGAAGCGGAAGTCCGTGATGAGACTCGGACCAAGGACATAATCAAAGCCTGAAGCCAAGCTCTGGTTGCGAGTCTTTGATTGACCGGCAAATCCTCCAGGCCCAAATCCATTGCCGCCAGCGACGCCGAATGCGCCCTTGCCGTTCAAACTAAAGTTCTGGAAGCTGTATCTACCAAATATGTGCAGGTTTTGAGTTGTGTTGTAATCGGCGCGCGCGTCGAACGCGTCACGATTGAAGACTCCGAACCCGCTCGCAACATAGTTGTTGAGCGTTCCGCTCGTGGTCGGGGCGGGTAGTTGCTTGAGCAACGCCACCGCCTGAGCAGAGATTTGACTCGCGGGAATGATGTTGCCCGCAAAAGGCGTAGTTGTTCCCGGTTGATAGATCTGGTTTTGACCACCGTTTAGGTACTCGCTCAGGTTGCAGGCCGCTCCGCTTAAACAAGTGCTTCGCACAAGATTCGTCGGCACGGTCTCAAAGAACGAGTTACCGGTCTTCTCGCGGGTGCCTTGATAGTCGCCGAAAAAGAACAGCTTGTCCTTGAGAATCGGGCCGCCGACCGATCCGCCGAACTGGTTCCACAGTGCTGCTGGAATGAGACGATGAGTGATTGGATCTGGCTGGAATTGTGTGAACGGGTCTCGAGCCTGGAAAGCATCAGTGCGTCGGTACCAAAAGCCGGAGCCATGAAGATTGTTGCTGCCTGACTTAGTCTGCGCCGTGACGATGCCTGCTATCGCTTTTCCAAACTCGGCGTCATAGTTCTGGCTGGTAATTTTGGTTTCGCTCACCGAATCCAGATTGGGATTCACGACAATAATTCCAAGAATCGGATCCTGATTATCCGTTCCATCGAGTTCGTACGCCGTTCCCGCGAACTGCTGACCGTTGACAAAAATCTGCTGGCTGCCTTGCGGGTTCTCCGAGCTGGCATGCGACCAGCCCATCTTCGTAGTACCGGGGCTTAGCAGGAGGAAGTTGGTGAAATTTCGATTGAAAGTGGGAAGTTGCTCAAGCGATCTCTCGTTGAAGATCGTGGCCACATCCGCTCGGTCGGTCTTGAGCTGTGGCGCTTCCGCGGTTACCTGAACGGTTTCAGTCTGTGCGCCGGTCTTCAGGGTGGTGTCGAATTTCGCCCCGGTATCGGCAGACACCTGCAGGTTGTCGGAGACTGCAGTTTGGAAGCCCTGCGACTCTACCTTCACCTGATATATGTCGGGAATCAGGTGGGTGACGCTGTAATTTCCTGCAGCGTCAGTTGTTACTGTCTCCGATGTTCCTTTTCGGACGTCGGTCACTGTGACCTTTGCATTCGGGATGACAGCTCCCGAAGGATCGCTTACCGTTCCAAAAATGGAGCCATATACCGCCTGTCCGAAGCTCTGTCCTGGTAACAACAGCATGAAACTGCAAAGGAGAATAAGGAGGGAGGCAAATCTCGCACGGATCATTTTTTTTGACCTCAACTTGCCCGGGAGGACCTCGTTGGTCGGGACCTCTCGAATCGAAAGAGTCCTGGATGTGGACTCTAAATGTAAGATCTTCGCCCCCGCTCGATTGCAGACGCAGAGACGTTACGCACTTCCAGCGCAGGCTTTTTTTGAACAGAGTAGCCCGTAGGGGCGGACGTTAGTTTAGGTTTATTAACGAAGTCAAGACCCTGGCAGTTTCGCC is a window encoding:
- a CDS encoding TonB-dependent receptor, whose protein sequence is MLLLPGQSFGQAVYGSIFGTVSDPSGAVIPNAKVTVTDVRKGTSETVTTDAAGNYSVTHLIPDIYQVKVESQGFQTAVSDNLQVSADTGAKFDTTLKTGAQTETVQVTAEAPQLKTDRADVATIFNERSLEQLPTFNRNFTNFLLLSPGTTKMGWSHASSENPQGSQQIFVNGQQFAGTAYELDGTDNQDPILGIIVVNPNLDSVSETKITSQNYDAEFGKAIAGIVTAQTKSGSNNLHGSGFWYRRTDAFQARDPFTQFQPDPITHRLIPAALWNQFGGSVGGPILKDKLFFFGDYQGTREKTGNSFFETVPTNLVRSTCLSGAACNLSEYLNGGQNQIYQPGTTTPFAGNIIPASQISAQAVALLKQLPAPTTSGTLNNYVASGFGVFNRDAFDARADYNTTQNLHIFGRYSFQNFSLNGKGAFGVAGGNGFGPGGFAGQSKTRNQSLASGFDYVLGPSLITDFRFAYFRYHVNVSPNDASLTPMKDAGVPGINLGDTFTQGFSQLSFAGNGASDIQKAAGISEFGEGLDVGRCNCPLLESENQIQFVNNWTKTFGLHSFKFGGDIRYALNLRVPSDRHRTGELSFDKGFTSNPANTAQPGGSALATMLLGETTSIARYVSSTTSAAERQKRWFFYGQDTWRISPKLTLNYGLRWEIYFPETVNDKGNGGLLNLSDGNVHVAGIGGVDLNMGVENSFKNLAPRLGLAYQFDDKTVVRMGYGRSFDIGVFGSIFGHTVTQNLPVLASQQLNAPSSTTGVFTLAQGPPAPTPIVVPTNGLLRLPDGINGRARPFRVRIPTLDAYNLTIQRQLSNSVSAEIGYVGNKGTHVFAGNNPDINPNEPNVIGFHPQLANCVGAATTNCNVAKNNRRAFFAPFGWTQDITYFANAASSNYNALQTKIEKRFTNGLQMLAHYTWAKALNFDQDYFAIQPHHGLVDFNRKHVFVLSSVYDLPFGHGKAYASNIPKWADYVIGGLQASGNLTWSSGLPFSVSYNECGSDIDAGPCWAAKTGSVSTNVTGLRTPATGAPFRQFFTPVAAFTTNGASGGGFTRPAQDTFGSRNSLYGPRYANVDFSIAKNFNITERANAQFRAEIFNLFNHPQLGNPNSCIDCAGSGTITGLAGNIAQMRNIQLGLRLQF